A genomic segment from Orrella daihaiensis encodes:
- a CDS encoding indolepyruvate ferredoxin oxidoreductase family protein, giving the protein MKSPDQADDFQGVTLQDKYVLQEGVAFMSGMQALVRLPITLHERGKQAGLKLGGYISGYRGSPLGTYDMALESARDELTPRNIKFQPGVNEELAATAVWGSQQVHLMGQTEFDGVFGLWYGKAPGVDRTIDVFRHANNAGSSPHGGVVAIAGDDPNAVSSTVTGCSDYNFVSAGMPLVYPANVQEMLDYGVMGVELSRYSGCWVGMKVVTDIGESSAILDVDVNRVRINWPKELTDDVNVHIRWPDNRVEQEQRLYETKHARVKRFAEFSGINQISGVMQGAKIGIVSAGKPWGDLQQALLDLGLEQAQLQDHGVRLLKLGMIYPLSDAQILEFARGLDTVLIVEEKRGFIEDQIKSILFAHDVRSKVVGKLDLSGEILVPSHGESSPALVAEVIGRAFPDLVAHPKSQTRLALIDAKHDALAKRGSLAARTPYFCSGCPHNSSTKVPEGSLALGGIGCHWLALFMDRDTETFTQMGGEGAPWLGAMSFSQREHVFANLGDGTYHHSGVLAIRAAVYGNANITYKILYNDAVAMTGGQLISETFAPQQIAAQVLAEGVREVVVVTDQPEKYKQVSSANGGFPPGVTIHHRDELESVQRRLRDTPGVTVLLYDQTCAAEKRRRRKRGKMVDPDVRAFINELVCEGCGDCSDKSNCISVEPLETVWGRKRQINQSACNKDLRCVDGFCPSFVTVSGAQLKKLGADKVTKERQKISLPDPEVTASDRVHETVITGIGGTGVITIGAIVAMAARLEGKRATCLDQTGISQKNGAVLSHVRIGPDADSLHAPRVSTGNADLVLGCDMMVAASVPAVSTMSPDRTRVVLNTHLAPHADFVLNPVTADFGEASLKAAITEATGEDSVSMLPATRLATAVFGDAIASNMIVLGYALQKGWIPVSIAAVKRAIELNGVAIKANLAALELGREAAENLEQVLKDVMPAQTVKILSRPKESLSAMIERHVAELTAYQSLSYAKIYQDLVAKVQKAEQGLGANSEQLAKTVAEQAYRLMAYKDEYEVARLYTDGRFADKLKSQFEGDAKLTFHLAPPLLAKRDPVTGHLQKKPYGAWIFSAFTLLSKFKGLRGSALDPFGYTAERKMERALANTYPQIINGMLANLTADNLPWAVEVAGVFGKLRGFGHVKERNLEVVINDLQGLARGTAIEGSVEQLLQQLTCLLPHLAQANAQGGLQGQQA; this is encoded by the coding sequence ATGAAATCTCCAGACCAAGCGGATGACTTTCAGGGTGTCACCCTGCAAGACAAATATGTTTTGCAAGAGGGGGTGGCATTTATGTCAGGTATGCAGGCTTTGGTACGCCTGCCTATCACTTTGCATGAGCGTGGCAAGCAAGCTGGATTAAAGCTTGGTGGCTACATCTCGGGTTATCGTGGCTCGCCTCTAGGCACATACGATATGGCTTTGGAGTCCGCGCGTGACGAACTGACCCCCAGAAACATCAAGTTTCAGCCTGGCGTGAACGAAGAGCTTGCCGCCACGGCTGTCTGGGGCTCGCAGCAAGTTCACCTCATGGGTCAAACCGAGTTTGATGGCGTATTCGGGCTATGGTACGGCAAGGCGCCGGGGGTGGATCGCACCATTGATGTATTCCGTCACGCCAATAACGCCGGTTCGAGCCCACATGGGGGCGTCGTAGCGATCGCAGGTGATGATCCCAATGCCGTCTCAAGCACTGTGACGGGCTGTTCTGATTACAACTTCGTGTCAGCTGGGATGCCATTGGTCTACCCTGCCAATGTGCAGGAGATGCTTGATTACGGCGTGATGGGTGTTGAGCTGTCACGCTACAGTGGTTGCTGGGTCGGTATGAAGGTGGTGACCGACATTGGTGAGAGCTCGGCAATTCTCGACGTTGATGTGAATCGGGTGAGGATTAACTGGCCCAAAGAGCTCACTGATGATGTCAACGTTCACATTCGCTGGCCAGATAATCGTGTTGAGCAAGAGCAAAGGCTGTACGAGACCAAGCATGCGCGTGTGAAGAGGTTTGCTGAATTCTCAGGTATCAATCAGATCAGCGGTGTGATGCAAGGGGCCAAGATTGGCATCGTGAGTGCTGGCAAGCCTTGGGGGGATTTGCAGCAAGCACTGCTTGACCTAGGGTTAGAGCAAGCGCAACTTCAAGACCATGGCGTTCGGCTTTTGAAGTTGGGGATGATTTATCCGCTCTCAGACGCCCAGATCCTTGAATTTGCCCGAGGTTTAGACACCGTTCTCATCGTTGAAGAAAAGCGCGGGTTCATTGAAGACCAGATCAAGTCGATCCTCTTTGCCCACGATGTGCGCTCAAAGGTGGTGGGCAAGCTCGATTTGTCAGGCGAGATCTTGGTGCCAAGCCATGGGGAGTCTAGCCCCGCGTTAGTGGCCGAAGTCATTGGTCGCGCGTTTCCAGACCTTGTGGCACACCCCAAGTCGCAAACTAGACTTGCGCTGATCGATGCCAAGCATGACGCTTTGGCCAAGCGCGGTAGCTTGGCTGCACGTACGCCGTATTTCTGTTCGGGTTGTCCACATAACAGTTCCACCAAGGTGCCTGAAGGCAGTCTGGCTCTAGGTGGTATTGGTTGTCATTGGTTGGCGCTCTTTATGGATCGCGACACCGAGACCTTCACGCAAATGGGCGGCGAAGGTGCGCCATGGTTAGGCGCCATGTCATTTAGCCAACGCGAGCATGTCTTTGCCAATCTCGGTGACGGCACTTACCACCACTCTGGTGTGTTAGCGATCAGGGCAGCGGTATATGGCAATGCCAATATCACCTACAAGATTCTGTATAACGATGCGGTTGCCATGACAGGCGGCCAGTTGATCTCTGAGACCTTTGCGCCACAACAGATTGCCGCCCAGGTGCTAGCCGAAGGCGTAAGAGAAGTGGTGGTGGTGACGGATCAGCCTGAAAAGTACAAACAAGTCTCCAGTGCCAACGGAGGTTTCCCGCCTGGCGTGACCATTCATCACCGCGACGAGTTGGAGTCAGTACAGCGACGGTTGCGAGACACGCCAGGCGTCACAGTATTGCTCTACGACCAAACCTGTGCAGCAGAAAAACGCCGACGCCGCAAGCGTGGCAAAATGGTTGATCCCGACGTGCGTGCCTTTATAAATGAACTGGTTTGCGAAGGCTGTGGAGATTGTTCGGACAAGTCAAACTGCATCTCAGTAGAACCGCTGGAAACCGTTTGGGGGCGCAAGCGCCAGATTAACCAGTCTGCCTGTAACAAGGATTTGCGTTGTGTCGATGGTTTCTGCCCCAGCTTTGTGACCGTCTCTGGCGCGCAACTGAAGAAACTTGGTGCTGACAAAGTGACCAAGGAACGACAAAAAATCTCTCTGCCCGACCCTGAGGTAACCGCATCGGACCGTGTACACGAAACCGTGATCACCGGCATCGGCGGTACGGGGGTGATTACGATCGGTGCCATTGTTGCCATGGCTGCCCGCCTTGAGGGTAAGCGGGCCACATGCCTTGACCAGACCGGTATTTCACAAAAGAATGGTGCGGTGCTCTCGCACGTGCGGATTGGTCCCGATGCCGACAGTTTGCATGCGCCAAGGGTGTCAACTGGCAACGCCGATCTGGTGCTTGGCTGTGACATGATGGTGGCTGCTAGCGTACCTGCGGTTTCGACCATGTCACCCGACAGAACTCGCGTCGTATTGAACACCCACTTGGCACCGCACGCGGATTTTGTCTTGAACCCGGTGACAGCCGATTTCGGGGAAGCGTCACTCAAAGCTGCAATCACAGAGGCGACTGGCGAAGATTCGGTATCGATGCTGCCCGCCACGCGCTTGGCCACTGCTGTGTTTGGCGATGCGATTGCTAGCAACATGATTGTGTTGGGCTATGCGCTGCAGAAGGGCTGGATTCCGGTATCGATTGCCGCGGTTAAACGTGCGATTGAATTAAACGGCGTGGCGATCAAAGCCAATCTCGCCGCCTTGGAATTGGGGCGTGAGGCAGCTGAGAATCTGGAGCAGGTGCTCAAGGACGTCATGCCTGCGCAGACGGTCAAGATTCTGTCGCGACCGAAAGAGTCGCTTTCTGCCATGATCGAGAGACACGTTGCAGAACTCACGGCCTACCAGAGCTTGTCATACGCCAAGATCTATCAAGATCTGGTCGCTAAAGTGCAAAAGGCTGAACAAGGCTTGGGGGCAAACTCAGAGCAGCTTGCCAAGACAGTCGCCGAGCAAGCTTATAGGCTCATGGCTTACAAGGATGAGTATGAGGTGGCCAGGCTGTACACCGACGGCCGCTTTGCAGACAAACTCAAATCTCAGTTTGAGGGTGATGCCAAGCTAACTTTTCACTTGGCGCCTCCGCTTCTGGCCAAACGTGATCCGGTCACCGGCCACCTGCAGAAGAAACCATACGGAGCCTGGATCTTCAGTGCCTTTACCCTGTTGTCCAAGTTCAAAGGCTTGCGCGGCTCGGCACTTGATCCGTTTGGCTACACCGCCGAGCGCAAGATGGAGCGTGCGCTAGCAAACACCTACCCCCAGATCATCAATGGCATGCTGGCCAATCTCACTGCGGACAATCTGCCGTGGGCGGTTGAAGTGGCTGGGGTGTTTGGCAAGCTGCGTGGCTTTGGCCATGTCAAAGAGCGTAACCTGGAAGTGGTGATCAATGACCTGCAAGGGTTAGCCAGGGGCACGGCAATTGAGGGCAGCGTTGAGCAATTGCTTCAGCAGTTAACGTGCCTATTGCCGCACTTGGCTCAAGCGAATGCTCAGGGTGGGTTACAGGGGCAGCAGGCGTGA
- a CDS encoding type II toxin-antitoxin system Phd/YefM family antitoxin, whose amino-acid sequence MINQTNAVTFRQNLGEMLNLVQYRHDSVVINKDGKPVAALIDARLFDRIRRMQSRFDALCQRIEAGYAGVAEADAMDEIQAAVDQDRLEQRQRRNG is encoded by the coding sequence ATGATCAACCAAACTAATGCGGTAACTTTCCGGCAAAATCTTGGGGAAATGCTTAATTTGGTGCAATACCGCCACGATAGCGTTGTAATTAATAAGGATGGTAAACCGGTTGCTGCATTGATCGACGCGCGTTTGTTTGACCGTATTCGACGTATGCAATCTCGTTTCGATGCTTTATGTCAGCGAATCGAGGCTGGTTACGCTGGTGTTGCTGAGGCTGATGCAATGGACGAGATTCAGGCAGCAGTGGACCAGGATCGTCTAGAGCAACGACAGCGACGAAATGGGTAG
- a CDS encoding PIN domain-containing protein, which produces MSQTIKVILDTNVLLSGIAFPSGVPGKIVAAWRNGSIEVFLSQ; this is translated from the coding sequence ATGTCGCAGACAATAAAAGTAATTCTAGATACAAATGTGCTGTTGTCTGGGATCGCCTTCCCGAGTGGTGTGCCTGGCAAGATCGTTGCTGCGTGGCGCAACGGTTCGATTGAAGTGTTTCTGTCGCAATAG
- a CDS encoding PIN domain-containing protein: MLPRLDHRHGLTGDEIDDLVDLLSILAETIQPDDANELERRDLNDMPVLGTLVAGVRGYSVDYLITGDKDLLVLSNRYPIVSPGEFWAQHGGL; the protein is encoded by the coding sequence GTGCTGCCACGATTGGACCATCGGCATGGCCTAACAGGTGATGAGATTGATGATCTCGTTGATTTGCTATCAATTCTGGCTGAAACGATACAACCTGATGATGCAAACGAGTTAGAGCGCAGGGATTTGAATGACATGCCCGTGCTCGGCACCTTGGTTGCTGGTGTGCGTGGCTATTCGGTCGATTACTTAATAACTGGAGATAAAGATTTGTTGGTTTTATCTAATCGATACCCGATCGTCTCTCCAGGCGAGTTTTGGGCTCAACACGGCGGTCTTTAA
- a CDS encoding nitroreductase, with protein sequence MRTPIDLVQALQNRRSIRGFKPEAIEPGVIREILNLANRSPSYTNSQPWEVAVVSGKTRETLSRTLYELAASNAPANPDLPNPESWPDAIAQRTKTHNIKRFEHLGIGRDDKERRKEMRLKNFEFYDAPYALFIFMDEGCGAWSTMDIGGFTQSISLAAQAYGLGTCMQASLAYYPEAVRSALGIPANKKLLVGMSIGVPDLEAPLNAYQTARMELNEFVRWYE encoded by the coding sequence ATGCGCACACCAATCGATCTCGTTCAGGCACTACAGAACAGGCGTAGCATTCGCGGCTTTAAACCCGAAGCGATCGAACCTGGCGTCATTCGTGAAATACTGAATCTTGCTAATCGCAGCCCCTCCTATACCAATTCGCAACCGTGGGAGGTCGCTGTGGTCAGCGGCAAGACCCGTGAAACGCTGAGCCGAACGCTCTATGAATTGGCCGCTAGCAATGCGCCGGCCAATCCCGATCTGCCTAACCCTGAGTCCTGGCCAGATGCGATTGCTCAACGTACTAAAACGCACAACATCAAACGGTTCGAGCACCTGGGAATCGGCCGCGATGACAAAGAGCGCCGCAAGGAAATGCGGCTTAAGAATTTTGAGTTTTACGACGCGCCATACGCGTTGTTTATTTTTATGGACGAAGGCTGCGGCGCTTGGTCAACCATGGATATTGGTGGCTTTACGCAATCCATCTCTCTAGCTGCCCAAGCCTACGGTCTAGGTACTTGTATGCAAGCATCACTGGCTTATTACCCCGAGGCTGTACGAAGCGCACTTGGCATCCCCGCGAACAAGAAACTTCTGGTGGGTATGTCTATCGGTGTCCCAGACCTAGAGGCTCCTCTAAATGCCTATCAGACTGCCAGGATGGAGCTTAATGAGTTTGTGCGCTGGTATGAGTGA
- the katG gene encoding catalase/peroxidase HPI, giving the protein MLDTVKCPVMHGALTENGSSVMAWWPKSLNLDILHQHDSKTNPMDEGFNYREEVKKLDVKALKADLEALMTDSQAWWPADWGHYGGLMIRLAWHAAGTYRIADGRGGAGTGAQRFAPLNSWPDNGNLDKGRRLLWPIKKKYGNKLSWADLFILAGNVAYESMGFKTYGFSFGREDIWHPEKDIYWGSEKEWLQKSGGEGSRYSGERDLANPLAAVMMGLIYVNPEGVDGQPDPLKTAHDVRVTFARMAMNDEETVALTAGGHTVGKAHGNGNAANLGPDPEGAPIEEQGLGWMNHKTRGVGRDAVTSGIEGAWTTNPTKWDNGYFELLLNHEWELTKSPAGAWQWKPVDIKEQDMPPDVEDPSIKCMPMMTDADMAMKMDPEYRKISERFYKDPAYFDEVFARAWFKLTHRDMGPKARYIGPEVPKEDLIWQDPVPAGNTKYDVDAVKAKIAASGLSIQEMVATAWDSARTFRGSDFRGGANGARIRLAPQKDWVGNEPERLAKVLKVLEGIAAETGASVADVIVLAGNVGVEQAAKAAGVNVKVPFHPGRGDATQEMTDVESFEVLEPLHDAFRNWLKADYVVQPEEMMLDRAQLMGLSAKEMTVLIGGMRVLGANHGGSKHGVFTDKVGSLTNDFFVNLTDMSYSWKPTGKNSYDIVDRASGNTKFTATRVDLVFGSNSVLRSYAELYAQDDNKEKFVKDFVAAWTKVMNADRYDLQA; this is encoded by the coding sequence ATGTTAGATACCGTTAAATGTCCGGTGATGCATGGCGCCCTCACCGAGAATGGCTCCTCAGTGATGGCATGGTGGCCCAAGTCGTTGAACTTGGACATCCTGCACCAGCACGACTCAAAAACCAACCCGATGGACGAAGGCTTTAACTATCGCGAAGAAGTTAAGAAACTCGATGTTAAAGCGCTCAAAGCTGACCTCGAAGCCCTCATGACTGACAGCCAAGCCTGGTGGCCGGCTGACTGGGGTCACTACGGCGGCTTGATGATCCGCCTGGCTTGGCACGCTGCCGGTACCTACCGTATCGCTGACGGTCGTGGTGGTGCTGGCACTGGCGCCCAGCGCTTTGCACCCCTGAACTCCTGGCCTGACAACGGCAACCTCGATAAAGGTCGTCGCCTGCTTTGGCCGATCAAGAAAAAATATGGCAACAAGTTGAGCTGGGCTGATCTCTTTATCTTGGCCGGTAACGTTGCCTACGAATCCATGGGGTTCAAGACCTACGGATTCTCTTTCGGTCGTGAAGATATTTGGCATCCCGAAAAGGACATCTACTGGGGCTCTGAAAAAGAGTGGCTTCAGAAGTCCGGTGGTGAAGGCAGCCGCTACTCCGGTGAGCGCGATCTAGCTAACCCACTGGCCGCTGTGATGATGGGCCTGATTTACGTGAACCCAGAAGGTGTTGACGGCCAGCCCGATCCGCTAAAGACAGCACACGACGTGCGCGTGACCTTTGCCCGCATGGCCATGAACGACGAGGAGACCGTTGCGCTGACCGCTGGCGGCCACACCGTCGGCAAGGCACATGGCAACGGCAATGCCGCCAACTTGGGTCCGGATCCAGAAGGCGCTCCGATCGAAGAGCAGGGCCTAGGCTGGATGAACCACAAGACCCGTGGTGTTGGTCGTGATGCGGTGACTAGCGGCATCGAAGGCGCATGGACCACAAACCCAACCAAGTGGGACAACGGCTACTTCGAATTGCTTTTGAACCACGAGTGGGAACTGACCAAGAGCCCGGCTGGCGCCTGGCAGTGGAAACCCGTAGACATCAAAGAACAAGACATGCCACCTGACGTCGAAGATCCCTCGATCAAGTGCATGCCGATGATGACCGATGCTGACATGGCCATGAAGATGGATCCTGAGTATCGCAAGATCTCGGAGCGCTTTTACAAGGATCCTGCATACTTCGACGAAGTGTTTGCTCGCGCCTGGTTCAAGCTGACCCATCGTGATATGGGCCCGAAGGCTCGCTACATCGGACCGGAAGTACCGAAAGAAGACTTGATTTGGCAAGATCCGGTTCCGGCTGGTAACACCAAGTACGACGTCGACGCTGTGAAAGCAAAGATTGCTGCTAGCGGCCTGTCGATCCAAGAAATGGTTGCTACCGCTTGGGATAGCGCACGTACTTTCCGTGGTTCGGACTTCCGTGGTGGCGCCAACGGTGCTCGCATCCGTCTGGCACCCCAAAAAGACTGGGTTGGCAACGAGCCCGAGCGTCTGGCTAAAGTCTTGAAAGTGCTTGAGGGCATTGCCGCTGAGACGGGTGCAAGCGTAGCTGATGTCATCGTGTTGGCTGGTAATGTTGGCGTTGAGCAGGCTGCAAAGGCTGCTGGCGTGAACGTGAAGGTGCCGTTCCACCCAGGTCGTGGCGATGCCACCCAGGAAATGACCGACGTTGAGTCCTTCGAAGTGCTTGAGCCCTTGCATGATGCCTTCCGTAACTGGTTGAAGGCTGACTACGTGGTTCAGCCCGAAGAGATGATGCTCGATCGTGCACAACTCATGGGTCTGTCCGCCAAGGAAATGACGGTTCTGATCGGTGGCATGCGTGTTCTGGGCGCCAATCACGGCGGCTCCAAGCACGGTGTGTTCACCGACAAGGTTGGCTCTTTGACCAACGACTTCTTTGTCAACCTGACCGACATGTCCTACAGCTGGAAGCCCACCGGCAAGAACAGCTACGACATCGTTGACCGCGCTTCGGGCAACACCAAGTTCACGGCTACCCGTGTGGACCTGGTGTTTGGTTCAAACTCAGTGCTGCGTTCGTATGCTGAGCTTTACGCCCAGGACGACAACAAAGAGAAGTTCGTTAAGGACTTCGTGGCTGCCTGGACCAAGGTCATGAATGCTGATCGCTACGATCTGCAGGCCTAA
- a CDS encoding GNAT family N-acetyltransferase — protein sequence MSPSAKPSTATHIRPIQAADLSTLKSFLSELSPGTLYFRFGRMSMPMLTEDQWHELCEPDPLRCAQFVATQITGSGRYAIVGMARLLPQASEDGTADCAEFSLVVADHLQNQGVGRQLMHTLVGEASRRGLGLIYGDVLPSNTTMLSFCEGLGFVLRASPDDSRIHRMMLSIKKAQGINNLPLAPASMVNASRLQA from the coding sequence ATGAGTCCCTCTGCCAAGCCATCTACCGCTACCCACATCCGGCCCATTCAAGCGGCTGACCTCTCTACCCTGAAATCCTTTCTAAGCGAACTCTCGCCTGGAACGTTGTACTTCCGCTTTGGCCGCATGAGCATGCCCATGTTGACCGAAGATCAATGGCATGAATTATGCGAACCCGATCCACTGCGATGCGCTCAATTTGTGGCGACACAAATTACTGGCTCAGGTCGTTATGCCATTGTTGGCATGGCGCGCCTTTTGCCTCAAGCAAGTGAAGATGGCACAGCGGACTGTGCGGAATTCAGCCTGGTTGTGGCCGACCACCTACAAAATCAGGGAGTTGGCCGACAACTCATGCACACACTCGTTGGCGAGGCTAGCCGCAGAGGCCTTGGCTTGATCTACGGGGATGTTTTGCCGAGCAACACAACGATGCTATCCTTTTGCGAGGGTTTGGGGTTTGTGTTGCGCGCTAGTCCCGACGATTCGCGGATCCATCGCATGATGTTGTCTATTAAGAAAGCGCAGGGGATAAATAATTTACCTCTCGCACCAGCATCGATGGTGAATGCATCTCGCTTGCAAGCCTGA
- a CDS encoding M20 family metallopeptidase, which translates to MSTDSLHQRLDAWVDEHFDEQVKFLQALVQVPTDTPPGNNAPHAERTAELLASMGLDAEKHPVPSDEVKAYGLQSITNLIVRRRYGEGPIIALNAHGDVVPPGEGWTHDPYGAQIVDGKMYGRATAVSKSDFSTFTYAVRALEAAGVPLKGQVELHFTYDEEFGGEMGPGWLLRQGLTKPDMMIAAGFSYEVVTAHNGCLQFEVTVEGEMAHAAIPDTGTDALQGAVHILNALYALNNDYLKVTSNVQGITHPYLNVGQINGGTNTNVLPGKVIFKLDRRMIPEEDSASVESSIRDTIEAAAKSFAPARGGKNLKVNVRRLLLANAMVPLANNKPLVDALQRNAHDVLGEPIKAIGTPLYTDVRLYVERGIPGVIYGAGPRTVRESNAKRADEHLVLEDLRRATKVIARTLADLLVA; encoded by the coding sequence ATGTCCACCGACAGCCTACACCAACGACTAGATGCCTGGGTCGACGAGCACTTTGACGAGCAAGTTAAGTTCTTGCAGGCGTTGGTACAAGTGCCCACTGATACCCCTCCCGGCAATAACGCGCCCCATGCCGAGCGCACAGCAGAGTTGCTGGCCTCTATGGGCCTTGATGCGGAAAAACATCCGGTGCCTAGCGATGAGGTCAAAGCCTATGGCCTTCAGTCCATTACCAACCTGATTGTACGCCGACGCTATGGCGAGGGGCCCATCATTGCGCTTAACGCCCATGGCGATGTGGTGCCTCCTGGCGAGGGCTGGACCCATGACCCTTATGGTGCACAAATTGTTGACGGCAAAATGTATGGCCGCGCAACAGCCGTCAGCAAAAGTGATTTCTCCACTTTCACATATGCGGTCCGTGCACTAGAGGCTGCAGGGGTACCGCTGAAGGGCCAAGTCGAACTTCACTTCACCTACGACGAAGAGTTTGGCGGTGAAATGGGGCCGGGATGGCTTTTGCGCCAGGGACTCACCAAACCGGACATGATGATAGCTGCCGGGTTTAGTTACGAAGTAGTTACGGCACACAACGGCTGCTTGCAATTCGAAGTGACTGTTGAGGGTGAAATGGCACATGCTGCCATACCTGATACCGGCACCGACGCGCTGCAAGGTGCAGTCCATATCCTGAATGCGCTTTACGCCCTGAACAATGACTATCTCAAAGTAACTTCCAATGTCCAAGGCATTACGCACCCCTATTTGAACGTAGGCCAAATTAATGGTGGCACCAATACCAACGTTTTGCCTGGAAAAGTGATATTCAAGCTCGACAGGCGCATGATTCCTGAGGAGGATTCTGCCTCAGTGGAGTCCAGCATCCGTGACACCATCGAAGCAGCAGCTAAAAGCTTTGCACCAGCCCGCGGTGGCAAAAACCTTAAAGTTAATGTGCGCCGGCTCTTGTTAGCAAATGCAATGGTGCCTCTGGCTAATAACAAACCGCTAGTGGATGCTTTGCAACGTAATGCCCATGATGTGCTCGGCGAACCCATCAAAGCCATCGGCACCCCGCTTTACACCGACGTGAGACTCTACGTCGAGCGTGGCATCCCCGGTGTGATTTACGGTGCCGGGCCGAGAACGGTGCGCGAAAGTAACGCCAAACGCGCTGACGAACACCTCGTGCTTGAGGACTTGCGGCGCGCTACCAAAGTGATTGCGCGCACACTTGCAGACTTATTGGTCGCTTAA
- the puuE gene encoding allantoinase PuuE yields the protein MSNSEQSATHYPRDLIGYGRNPPQAQWPNNARVAVQFVLNYEEGAENAILHGDAGSEQFLSELFNPAAYPARHLSMESIYEYGSRVGVWRILREFERRNLPLTVFGVSMALERHPEVTQAFTEANHEIACHGWRWIHYQNVDEATEREHMRIGMEIIQNLTGQRALGWYTGRDSPNTRRLVADYGGFEYDSDYYGDDLPFWFNVTKSDGSTAEQLVVPYTLDCNDMRFSMPQGFSHGDEFFEYLRDAFDVHYAQGAEHPSMMSIGLHCRLIGRPGRFKALQRFLDHIEKHDRVWIARRIDIARHWKKVHPFDVKTAFNWN from the coding sequence ATGTCAAATTCAGAACAGTCAGCCACTCACTACCCGAGAGACCTGATCGGCTACGGACGCAATCCACCCCAAGCGCAATGGCCAAATAATGCACGCGTGGCTGTGCAGTTTGTATTGAATTATGAAGAGGGTGCTGAAAACGCCATCCTGCACGGTGATGCCGGCAGCGAGCAATTCCTATCGGAACTGTTTAACCCTGCTGCGTACCCTGCCAGACATCTGTCGATGGAAAGTATTTATGAATACGGCTCCCGGGTGGGGGTATGGCGCATTCTGCGCGAATTTGAAAGGCGCAATCTGCCGCTCACTGTTTTTGGGGTGAGCATGGCACTTGAGCGGCATCCGGAAGTTACCCAGGCCTTTACAGAAGCCAATCACGAAATCGCCTGCCACGGCTGGCGCTGGATTCACTATCAAAACGTGGACGAGGCCACCGAACGTGAGCACATGCGTATCGGCATGGAGATTATCCAAAACCTGACCGGCCAACGAGCGCTTGGTTGGTACACCGGCCGCGATAGCCCCAATACTCGGCGATTGGTAGCTGATTATGGTGGCTTTGAATATGACAGTGACTACTACGGCGACGATTTACCGTTTTGGTTCAATGTCACCAAATCGGATGGTTCAACCGCTGAGCAGCTGGTAGTACCGTACACGCTCGACTGCAACGACATGCGCTTTTCCATGCCACAGGGCTTTAGCCACGGCGATGAGTTTTTTGAATATCTGCGTGATGCATTTGATGTGCACTATGCCCAAGGTGCCGAACACCCGAGCATGATGAGCATTGGTCTGCATTGTCGTTTGATTGGCCGTCCAGGACGATTCAAAGCTCTACAGCGATTCTTGGATCACATCGAGAAACACGATCGCGTCTGGATAGCGCGGCGAATTGACATTGCTCGCCACTGGAAGAAAGTCCATCCATTTGACGTCAAGACCGCGTTCAATTGGAACTAG
- a CDS encoding GntR family transcriptional regulator, with product MPESTRAKRTHLTSTSPTGRIVQAVTQAIAERRLMPGTKLTEAKLCEIFDVSRTLVRQALNQLSRDHLVTLLPDRGAFVSEPTIQEAQQVFEVRTMLETLIVRDLSKQITPAQIKQLKSHLASERKALRSKNIAERTSLLGDFHVLLANMQGNQVLREILSDLLLRSSLIALMYQSSQSAEESHAEHEMLVQALERRDTSAATKLMKQHLHHVEHNLQLETQTPDLKTALTCSLEDFGR from the coding sequence ATGCCCGAATCGACCCGTGCCAAGCGCACTCACCTCACATCGACATCGCCGACAGGGCGTATTGTTCAAGCAGTCACTCAAGCGATCGCTGAACGTCGATTAATGCCAGGCACAAAACTGACTGAAGCAAAACTGTGCGAAATCTTCGATGTCTCCCGCACGCTCGTGCGCCAAGCTTTGAACCAGCTCTCTCGAGATCACCTGGTAACGTTGCTACCAGACCGAGGGGCATTTGTATCTGAGCCAACAATCCAGGAAGCTCAGCAAGTATTTGAAGTTCGCACCATGCTTGAAACCTTGATCGTGCGGGATTTAAGCAAACAAATCACACCTGCCCAGATCAAGCAGTTGAAGTCCCATTTGGCGTCTGAGCGAAAAGCGCTACGCAGTAAAAATATTGCTGAAAGAACAAGCCTGCTCGGTGATTTTCATGTGCTTCTGGCCAACATGCAGGGCAATCAAGTTTTGCGCGAAATTCTTTCTGATCTCTTACTGCGATCATCTTTAATTGCCCTGATGTACCAATCATCGCAATCCGCCGAAGAGTCGCATGCCGAGCATGAAATGCTTGTGCAAGCTCTTGAGCGGCGCGATACGAGCGCGGCCACCAAGTTGATGAAACAACACCTGCATCACGTCGAGCACAATCTGCAGCTTGAAACCCAGACACCTGACCTTAAAACTGCACTGACCTGTTCACTCGAAGACTTTGGGCGTTAA